A window of Christiangramia forsetii KT0803 contains these coding sequences:
- a CDS encoding DUF3098 domain-containing protein — translation MKKDKEIQKGGSFNTGFVFGKKNYTFMFIGMGVIALGFILMSGGGSEDPNEFNDAIYNFQRIRLAPALVLIGFAIEVYAILLNPNKK, via the coding sequence ATGAAAAAGGATAAGGAAATACAGAAAGGAGGCAGTTTTAACACCGGCTTCGTTTTCGGAAAGAAGAACTATACCTTCATGTTTATAGGGATGGGAGTGATCGCTCTGGGCTTTATTTTAATGTCTGGCGGTGGTAGCGAAGATCCGAATGAATTTAACGATGCGATCTATAACTTCCAAAGAATTCGACTGGCACCGGCTTTGGTGCTGATTGGTTTTGCCATTGAGGTCTATGCCATTTTGTTGAATCCGAATAAAAAATAA
- a CDS encoding undecaprenyl-diphosphate phosphatase, translating to MDIFDAIVLGIIQGLTEFLPVSSSGHLELGKAILGDTSLPEESLLFTVVLHFATALSTLVVFRKDVFEIFSGLLKFKWNEETQFSLKIIISMLPAVIVGLLFEEQLEALFGGNILFVGFMLLITALLLWLADKAKDTGKKVSYRNAFIIGVSQAIAMLPGISRSGATISTSVLLGNDKTKAARFSFLMVVPLIFGKIAKDLMSGELMASSTDFSILATGFIAAFLAGLVACTWMISLVKKSKLSWFAIYCFVVGLAAIIFAYAQ from the coding sequence TTGGACATATTTGATGCCATCGTCTTGGGAATTATCCAGGGACTTACCGAATTTTTACCCGTTTCTTCCAGCGGACATTTAGAATTAGGAAAAGCTATTTTGGGAGATACCAGTCTTCCTGAAGAATCCTTACTATTTACCGTAGTACTTCATTTTGCTACTGCTTTAAGCACCCTGGTGGTTTTCAGAAAAGATGTTTTTGAGATCTTTAGTGGTTTGCTGAAATTTAAATGGAATGAAGAAACTCAGTTTTCATTAAAAATCATCATTTCCATGTTACCGGCAGTAATTGTTGGTCTTCTATTTGAAGAACAACTGGAAGCTCTATTCGGCGGAAATATTCTGTTCGTTGGCTTTATGCTTTTGATTACGGCGCTTCTTCTATGGCTTGCTGATAAAGCAAAAGATACCGGTAAAAAAGTAAGTTACCGCAATGCATTTATAATTGGAGTTTCTCAAGCCATCGCCATGTTACCGGGGATTTCCCGAAGTGGGGCTACCATTTCGACTTCCGTATTATTAGGAAATGATAAAACCAAAGCTGCAAGATTTTCCTTTTTAATGGTGGTACCTTTAATTTTTGGAAAGATTGCTAAAGATCTTATGAGCGGTGAATTAATGGCAAGTTCCACAGATTTTTCTATTCTGGCAACTGGTTTTATAGCTGCTTTCCTTGCTGGCCTTGTAGCCTGTACCTGGATGATTTCACTCGTTAAAAAGAGTAAACTTTCATGGTTTGCTATTTATTGTTTTGTGGTGGGACTCGCGGCTATTATTTTTGCATATGCACAATAA
- the truB gene encoding tRNA pseudouridine(55) synthase TruB translates to MHNKEFTPEEFKTGQVLLFDKPLNWTSFQVVNKVRWLIRKSCNIKKIKVGHAGTLDPLATGLLIICTGKFTKTIPQLQGLIKEYTGTFTLGATTPSFDLETEIDQKFPTNHITEELLNATSKKFIGEIEQTPPVFSALKKDGKRLYEYAREGKEVEVKSRMVEISEFEIDSKNFPKIDFRVVCSKGTYIRSLAHEFGQALHSGAHLSELRRTAIGDYSVEKAMDIESFEKLLPSRETN, encoded by the coding sequence ATGCACAATAAGGAATTTACTCCAGAAGAATTTAAAACCGGACAGGTATTACTTTTTGATAAACCCTTGAATTGGACCTCTTTTCAAGTTGTAAACAAAGTAAGATGGTTAATTAGAAAAAGTTGCAATATCAAGAAAATCAAGGTTGGTCACGCCGGAACTTTAGATCCATTAGCGACTGGATTATTGATCATTTGCACCGGTAAATTCACTAAGACGATCCCGCAACTACAGGGACTGATCAAAGAATACACCGGTACTTTTACTTTAGGCGCTACGACTCCATCATTTGACCTGGAAACCGAAATTGACCAGAAATTCCCCACAAATCATATTACGGAAGAACTACTCAACGCAACTTCTAAGAAATTTATTGGCGAAATTGAGCAAACACCACCTGTATTCTCCGCTTTAAAGAAAGACGGAAAAAGACTTTACGAATATGCCCGGGAAGGCAAGGAAGTTGAAGTAAAGTCCAGAATGGTAGAAATTTCAGAATTTGAGATCGACTCCAAAAACTTTCCGAAGATTGATTTTAGGGTGGTTTGCAGTAAAGGGACTTATATTAGAAGTCTTGCCCACGAATTTGGTCAGGCTTTGCATAGTGGCGCTCATCTTTCAGAATTAAGGAGAACCGCTATTGGAGATTATTCCGTAGAAAAAGCGATGGATATTGAATCTTTCGAAAAATTACTACCTTCACGAGAGACTAATTAA
- a CDS encoding energy transducer TonB family protein has translation MDFLEDFFDRHKALIITSLIFAILLLILYNFNLANNNQATAEMLVDLEQFKAEEEKVPDPEEQEETPQRNPRDVQTHQAYNQDKKTREADFKNQLDEIFEKNSAEHEQAENEDTEGSEGNYAINRKNSEERNKRSDGDDSSEGASQKSAAYDYSSISFSLKGRRAVKIPNPVYTCDTAGKVVINITVDANGYVVDSAVNKGSSTSTNECLTDRALEYSAGARFSKLAGRNSQPGTITYHFRS, from the coding sequence ATGGATTTTTTAGAGGATTTTTTCGACAGGCACAAGGCGCTTATTATCACTTCGTTGATATTTGCGATTTTGTTGCTGATTCTTTATAACTTTAATCTTGCCAATAATAATCAGGCAACTGCTGAAATGCTTGTAGATCTTGAGCAATTTAAAGCTGAAGAAGAAAAAGTACCGGATCCTGAAGAACAGGAAGAAACACCACAAAGAAATCCAAGGGATGTTCAAACGCATCAGGCATACAATCAGGATAAAAAGACTCGTGAAGCCGATTTTAAAAATCAACTAGACGAGATATTCGAAAAGAACAGTGCTGAACATGAACAAGCTGAAAATGAAGATACAGAGGGTTCTGAAGGCAATTATGCTATTAACAGGAAAAATTCAGAAGAGAGAAATAAGCGTTCAGACGGAGATGATTCTTCAGAAGGAGCTTCCCAAAAATCTGCCGCTTACGATTACAGTTCCATTTCATTCTCCTTAAAAGGAAGACGTGCGGTTAAAATTCCAAATCCCGTATATACCTGTGATACCGCCGGAAAAGTCGTGATTAATATCACTGTAGATGCCAACGGTTATGTGGTAGATTCGGCTGTTAACAAGGGCAGTTCTACCTCCACCAACGAATGTCTTACAGATCGTGCTTTAGAATATTCGGCTGGCGCAAGATTTAGTAAACTGGCAGGCAGAAATTCTCAACCCGGAACCATCACTTATCATTTTAGATCTTAA
- a CDS encoding DNA-3-methyladenine glycosylase I, which translates to MAEIKRCGWCEGDPLYEAYHDHEWGVPVLDDETLFEFLTLETFQAGLSWITVLRKRNNFRKAFDNFDYKKIAQYKDAKVTELMGNAGIIRNQMKIRAAVTNAREFMKIQDEFGSFSNYIWQFVDGQPIQNEVENYKKAPATTALSDKLSKDLKKRGFKFVGSTVIYAHMQATGMVNDHQTDCFRYPEVKKLGEKMKG; encoded by the coding sequence ATGGCAGAAATCAAACGTTGCGGCTGGTGTGAAGGCGATCCACTTTATGAAGCATATCACGATCATGAATGGGGCGTACCGGTTTTGGATGATGAAACTTTATTTGAGTTCCTCACTTTGGAGACATTTCAAGCGGGATTAAGCTGGATCACTGTTTTACGTAAACGAAACAATTTCAGAAAAGCTTTTGATAATTTCGATTATAAGAAGATTGCTCAATATAAAGATGCGAAAGTCACTGAATTAATGGGAAATGCAGGAATCATCAGAAACCAGATGAAGATCAGGGCTGCTGTGACCAATGCCAGGGAGTTTATGAAAATTCAGGATGAATTTGGCAGTTTTAGCAACTATATCTGGCAGTTTGTAGATGGCCAGCCAATTCAGAATGAGGTCGAAAATTATAAAAAAGCCCCCGCAACTACAGCACTGAGTGATAAACTAAGCAAAGATCTAAAGAAAAGAGGTTTTAAGTTCGTGGGTTCTACCGTGATCTATGCGCATATGCAGGCCACAGGTATGGTAAACGATCATCAAACAGATTGTTTTAGATATCCGGAGGTTAAAAAGCTTGGCGAAAAGATGAAAGGCTAA
- the aat gene encoding leucyl/phenylalanyl-tRNA--protein transferase, which translates to MYFINPQEKFPPVSFADEDGLLAVTRDLSPDRLMEAYYKGIFPWYNEGQPVLWWSPDPRMVLFPENLKIAKSMRPYLNQDKFQVTFNQEFEKVIEACGNVNREGQDGTWITPEIKENYLKLHQEGIAVSTEVWEGSMLVGGLYGIYLKDKKVFCGESMFSKASNASKFGFIKLVQKLEKEGVKLIDCQIYTSHLESLGAEEIDRIEFLKFLI; encoded by the coding sequence TTGTATTTTATAAATCCACAAGAAAAATTCCCTCCCGTTAGTTTCGCTGACGAAGACGGCCTATTGGCAGTAACCCGTGATCTTAGTCCCGATAGATTGATGGAGGCATATTATAAAGGCATTTTCCCATGGTATAATGAAGGTCAGCCGGTGCTTTGGTGGTCGCCAGATCCCAGGATGGTGCTTTTTCCCGAGAATCTAAAAATTGCCAAAAGTATGCGACCATACCTGAATCAGGATAAATTTCAGGTAACTTTCAATCAGGAATTTGAAAAAGTTATAGAAGCCTGCGGAAATGTGAATAGAGAAGGTCAGGATGGCACCTGGATCACCCCCGAGATTAAAGAGAACTACTTAAAATTGCATCAGGAAGGGATTGCAGTTTCTACTGAAGTCTGGGAGGGTTCTATGCTCGTAGGAGGCCTTTATGGTATTTATTTGAAAGATAAGAAAGTTTTTTGCGGGGAGAGCATGTTTTCTAAAGCAAGTAATGCTTCGAAATTTGGCTTTATTAAATTGGTTCAGAAACTGGAAAAAGAAGGAGTGAAGCTTATAGATTGCCAGATTTACACCAGTCATTTAGAAAGTCTTGGAGCTGAAGAAATTGATAGAATAGAATTTTTAAAATTTTTAATTTAG
- a CDS encoding DUF3127 domain-containing protein has protein sequence MEVQGKIKLIGETKTFGSNGFQKREMVVTTEEQYPQHIMIEFVQDKCSLLDAFQVGQPVKIGVNLRGREWVSPQGETKYFNSIQGWRIENLAAQQPSGGSNVPPPDQFEPASDLNEEDYDDLPF, from the coding sequence ATGGAAGTACAGGGAAAAATTAAGCTTATTGGCGAAACGAAAACATTTGGAAGCAATGGTTTTCAAAAAAGGGAAATGGTAGTGACTACAGAGGAGCAGTATCCTCAGCATATCATGATAGAATTTGTTCAGGATAAATGCAGTCTTCTGGACGCTTTTCAGGTAGGTCAGCCGGTTAAAATTGGGGTGAATCTTAGAGGTCGCGAATGGGTAAGTCCACAAGGTGAAACAAAATATTTCAATTCTATCCAGGGATGGAGAATTGAAAATCTTGCTGCGCAACAGCCATCAGGAGGTTCTAATGTACCGCCACCAGACCAGTTTGAGCCAGCCAGCGACTTGAACGAAGAAGATTATGATGATCTTCCATTCTAG
- a CDS encoding flavin reductase family protein, translating into MLSIEPKDVSVGKLHQYLLGAIGPRPIAFASTIDKDGNPNLSPFSFFNVFGANPPVLIFSPARRGRDNTTKHTFENAKNVDEVVINIVNYDIVQQMSLSSTEYAEGVNEFEKSGLTMLKSDLVKPFRVAESPVQLECKIKEVVETGTEGGAGNLVICHVVKMHVKEEILDEDGFIDQHKIDQVARMGGNWYTRAKMGMFEVPKPLSTLGIGVDSMPKDVRTSSVLTGNDLGKLGNVEALPENGEIETFLKTNTTDAELVKTGNTQKIHKQAQTYLEKDQPENAWKILLAK; encoded by the coding sequence ATGTTAAGTATAGAACCCAAGGACGTAAGTGTAGGGAAATTACATCAATATCTTCTGGGTGCCATAGGTCCAAGGCCTATTGCATTTGCAAGTACTATTGATAAAGATGGAAATCCTAATCTCTCCCCTTTTAGTTTTTTCAATGTTTTTGGTGCGAATCCACCGGTGTTGATCTTTTCTCCTGCTAGAAGAGGAAGGGACAATACCACTAAACATACTTTTGAAAACGCTAAGAACGTAGATGAGGTAGTGATCAATATTGTGAATTATGATATTGTTCAGCAGATGTCCCTTTCTAGTACAGAATATGCCGAAGGAGTGAACGAATTTGAAAAATCAGGTTTGACTATGCTAAAATCTGATCTGGTAAAGCCTTTTCGCGTAGCGGAATCCCCGGTTCAGCTGGAATGTAAGATCAAAGAGGTCGTTGAAACCGGAACTGAAGGCGGCGCAGGAAATTTGGTGATTTGCCATGTAGTGAAAATGCATGTAAAAGAGGAAATTCTTGATGAAGATGGATTTATAGATCAGCATAAAATAGACCAGGTGGCTCGAATGGGAGGGAACTGGTATACACGTGCTAAAATGGGAATGTTTGAAGTACCTAAACCTCTGTCTACTTTGGGAATTGGAGTAGATTCAATGCCGAAAGATGTAAGAACGAGCAGTGTGTTAACCGGAAATGATCTTGGAAAATTAGGAAATGTAGAGGCTTTACCTGAGAATGGTGAAATTGAAACGTTTTTAAAAACGAATACTACAGATGCTGAACTTGTAAAAACTGGAAATACACAAAAAATTCATAAACAGGCACAGACTTATCTTGAGAAAGATCAGCCGGAAAATGCCTGGAAAATATTATTAGCAAAATAA
- a CDS encoding sensor histidine kinase translates to MNLPDERSFNRWFIIISCFVVTALVLWNTNIFFQRLKEDERAKMNIWAKAQEELSNAPEDADLSLILEILNNNTTIPIIHTDENGEVAYTTNLDPTILEDTDNINAYLKDLKGENEPIIIDLGDGQVQYLYYGNSPALNKLKYYPIGLTLIGFLFIGVVYFFYTTTKSSEQNKLWAGMAKETAHQIGTPLSSLIGWTEILKTENINPSYVEEMEKDIDRLRTITERFSKIGSSPNLKETDIVASTKESFEYLKTRSSKLIDFSIRAPRQPIWVMLNEQLYSWTIENLVKNAIDAMRGRGELQIEIKQDMKQAHIYIIDTGKGIDKNKYKSIFEPGQTSKKRGWGLGLSLARRIIEEYHKGKIKVARSEIGKGTTFQISLKKL, encoded by the coding sequence ATGAATCTACCCGACGAACGCAGCTTTAATCGCTGGTTTATCATTATTTCCTGTTTTGTGGTCACCGCCCTGGTGCTCTGGAACACAAATATTTTTTTTCAACGCCTCAAAGAGGACGAACGGGCAAAAATGAATATTTGGGCCAAGGCGCAGGAAGAACTTAGCAACGCTCCAGAAGATGCTGACCTAAGCCTCATTTTAGAAATTTTAAATAATAACACCACTATTCCTATCATCCATACAGATGAAAATGGGGAAGTTGCCTATACTACCAACCTTGACCCGACAATTCTTGAGGATACTGATAACATAAACGCTTATCTTAAGGATTTGAAGGGAGAAAATGAGCCTATCATCATTGATCTGGGAGATGGACAGGTGCAATATTTATACTACGGAAACTCTCCTGCGCTTAATAAACTAAAGTATTACCCTATTGGACTTACTCTGATTGGATTTCTATTTATCGGAGTCGTTTATTTCTTTTATACCACGACTAAATCCAGTGAGCAAAATAAACTTTGGGCAGGGATGGCAAAGGAAACCGCACACCAAATTGGAACTCCGCTTAGTTCTTTGATAGGCTGGACTGAAATTTTGAAAACTGAAAACATCAATCCTTCCTATGTAGAGGAAATGGAAAAAGACATAGACAGACTTAGAACCATTACGGAAAGATTTTCAAAAATTGGTTCTTCCCCTAATCTTAAAGAAACCGATATTGTAGCTTCTACCAAAGAGAGTTTTGAATATTTAAAAACCAGAAGTTCCAAGCTTATAGATTTTAGTATTCGTGCTCCACGGCAGCCTATCTGGGTTATGCTAAATGAACAGCTTTACAGCTGGACCATAGAGAACCTTGTGAAAAATGCCATTGATGCGATGCGTGGGCGCGGAGAACTTCAAATTGAAATCAAACAGGATATGAAGCAGGCACATATCTATATTATTGATACTGGAAAAGGTATTGACAAGAATAAATACAAATCGATATTTGAACCAGGGCAAACCTCTAAAAAACGGGGCTGGGGCCTTGGACTTTCACTTGCCAGAAGAATTATTGAAGAATACCATAAAGGGAAGATTAAAGTTGCGAGAAGCGAAATCGGTAAGGGTACAACATTTCAGATAAGTTTAAAAAAGCTCTAG
- a CDS encoding acyl-CoA thioesterase, producing MTNFSAFKLNLKIRIDWSDLDMYEHVNNISYMRYLQSGRVNFWEASGIHEFYQSSNQGTMLVSTKCDFKKSLHYPGNAIVKTKLDFIGNTSFGLKHIILNEKEELCAEGIDVVVCFDFEEKKTIPIPDWMREKISEF from the coding sequence GTGACCAATTTTTCTGCTTTCAAATTAAATCTGAAAATTAGAATAGACTGGAGCGATCTGGATATGTATGAACACGTGAATAATATTTCATACATGCGATATCTCCAAAGCGGTAGAGTTAATTTCTGGGAAGCTTCCGGTATTCATGAATTTTATCAAAGTTCTAACCAGGGAACCATGTTGGTTTCTACAAAATGTGATTTTAAAAAGTCCCTTCACTATCCCGGAAATGCAATTGTTAAAACAAAGCTTGATTTTATTGGAAATACCAGTTTTGGTTTAAAGCACATCATTTTAAATGAAAAAGAGGAACTTTGTGCGGAAGGAATAGATGTGGTGGTTTGCTTCGATTTTGAGGAGAAAAAGACGATTCCAATTCCCGATTGGATGCGAGAAAAAATCTCTGAATTCTAG
- a CDS encoding HIT family protein: MSTLFTKIVKGEVASYKVAENSQFLAFLDVRPNVRGHVLCIPKKEVNKIWDLEEEMYQELMRFTRSVSIALEKTVSCKRVGMAVVGLEVPHTHVHLIPLNTMNDMDFSNHVEMSEQEFKDLAEAIHSNLEL; encoded by the coding sequence ATGTCAACACTGTTCACAAAGATTGTAAAAGGAGAAGTGGCTTCTTATAAAGTAGCTGAAAACAGTCAGTTTTTAGCTTTTTTAGATGTTAGGCCTAATGTAAGAGGACATGTTTTGTGTATTCCAAAAAAGGAAGTTAACAAAATATGGGATCTGGAAGAAGAAATGTACCAGGAGTTGATGCGTTTTACCAGGAGTGTCTCTATTGCACTGGAAAAAACTGTTTCCTGTAAAAGAGTAGGGATGGCAGTGGTTGGTTTAGAAGTGCCGCACACGCATGTTCACCTAATTCCGCTGAATACTATGAATGATATGGACTTTTCGAATCATGTGGAAATGAGCGAACAGGAATTCAAAGATCTGGCTGAAGCTATCCATTCTAATCTTGAACTGTGA
- the greA gene encoding transcription elongation factor GreA, producing the protein MSKVSYYTPEGLKKLRDELNHLKDVERPKASEAIGEARDKGDLSENAEYDAAKEAQGLLEMKISKMEEVVANARVIDESQLDTSKVLVHSHVKIKNQTNGAEMTYKLVAQSEADLKSGKISVDSPIGKGLLGKKVGDTAEIEVPNGTVKFDVIEIWRE; encoded by the coding sequence ATGAGTAAAGTATCTTATTATACCCCTGAAGGGTTAAAAAAGCTTAGAGATGAATTAAATCATCTTAAAGATGTAGAGCGACCAAAAGCTTCTGAAGCAATTGGAGAGGCTAGAGACAAAGGAGATTTGAGTGAGAATGCCGAGTATGACGCCGCAAAAGAAGCTCAGGGCCTGTTGGAAATGAAAATTTCTAAAATGGAAGAAGTTGTTGCCAATGCACGAGTAATAGATGAATCGCAATTAGATACTTCTAAAGTGTTGGTACATTCTCATGTGAAGATCAAAAATCAAACGAATGGGGCAGAAATGACCTATAAATTAGTTGCACAGAGTGAAGCCGATCTTAAATCGGGAAAAATTTCAGTAGATTCTCCCATAGGAAAAGGTCTTCTAGGAAAGAAAGTTGGGGATACTGCCGAAATCGAAGTTCCAAATGGAACTGTTAAGTTTGACGTGATCGAGATCTGGAGAGAATAA
- a CDS encoding Rieske (2Fe-2S) protein, which yields MKKFLSLLVVFIVITACSGSDDEIRNNPNLPDLNFRFQLNLSFPEYNDLQFPGNSYATTNYGIRGVVIYNINNSQYTAFELSDPNHPPSNCSGMTVNGVIATCGCEGNQYNVITGELVEGDGQYTMRPYRVQRSGNQLQVFN from the coding sequence ATGAAAAAATTTTTAAGCTTACTAGTTGTTTTTATTGTTATTACAGCTTGTTCCGGATCTGATGATGAAATTCGAAATAATCCAAATTTGCCCGATCTAAATTTTAGATTTCAACTGAATCTTAGTTTCCCAGAATATAATGATCTTCAATTTCCAGGAAATTCTTATGCCACTACTAACTATGGGATTAGAGGTGTGGTAATCTACAATATTAATAACTCACAATACACGGCTTTTGAACTTAGTGATCCCAATCATCCACCAAGTAACTGTTCAGGGATGACCGTTAATGGCGTAATCGCTACCTGTGGTTGTGAAGGGAATCAATATAATGTAATTACCGGAGAACTTGTAGAAGGGGATGGTCAATACACCATGAGACCTTACCGCGTACAGCGATCTGGCAACCAATTACAGGTTTTTAATTAA
- a CDS encoding TonB-dependent receptor: MKNVLFFVGLLVLSIQAYAQEFKLSGTVTENGVPLNEASVYIKSTGTGTLTDEDGNYSLSLEDGTYTVVFVFGNQKSKRVVIDSDKTLNIDLSGAEESLDEVFLSAVRVTEKSPITYSNLSNEEIEDRNLGQDIPVLMSYMPNVVTTTDAGAGVGYTGIRVRGSDATRVNVTINGIPYNDAESQGSFWVNLGDFASSVENLQLQRGVGTSTNGAGAFGASLNILTDSYKEEAQGEIANSIGSYNTFKHTVKFSTGLINDHFSFSGRASKIKSDGYIDRASSDLKSYFLQGTFVDDNTLIKALTFGGSERTYQAWYGIDKETLENDRTFNPAGIYTDENGNTKFYDNQTDNYKQDHYQLLWNQDYNSNWSSNIAFHYTYGRGYYEEYNEDADLAEFGLPTFVAEGEEVTTSDIVGTKWLDNHFYGTVFSLNYENTNWDVTLGGGLNRYEGDHFGEVLYTRFARNNDPYEPYYFNQADKTDFNIYGKANFAITEKLAGYADLQLRTVSYETHGMLDDQSSFLNDDSFSFFNPKAGITYEINPFNQLYLSYAKAHREPSRNDYENGDPEPEELNDFELGWRHNSQNFQVNTNLYYMDYQNQLVLTGGIDDVGAFIRQNSGNSYRLGLEIDATVRLSDKFSVRPNISLSQNKNVDFVSTFNGELQEYGNTDISYSPEIVAGNIFNYEPINGLELNLLSKYIGEQFMSNVEAENSKLDSYFVNDFNVQYSWEQPWVFKEIVITGLVNNIFNEKYVSNGYYFTFNVPNEDIPSGVQTLDGAGYYPQATTNFLLGLTLKF, encoded by the coding sequence ATGAAAAATGTATTATTTTTTGTAGGTCTTCTAGTACTTTCCATACAGGCCTATGCACAAGAATTTAAACTTTCGGGTACCGTTACCGAAAATGGAGTTCCATTAAATGAAGCTTCGGTTTACATCAAAAGTACAGGAACAGGAACACTTACCGACGAAGATGGTAATTATTCTTTGAGCCTTGAAGATGGCACGTACACGGTGGTTTTTGTCTTCGGAAATCAGAAAAGTAAAAGAGTTGTGATAGATTCAGATAAAACGCTGAATATAGACCTCTCGGGAGCTGAAGAATCATTAGATGAAGTTTTCCTTTCTGCGGTGAGGGTAACAGAGAAATCTCCTATTACTTACAGCAATCTTAGTAATGAGGAAATCGAAGATCGAAACCTGGGCCAGGATATCCCGGTTTTGATGAGTTATATGCCCAATGTGGTTACTACTACAGATGCCGGAGCCGGGGTAGGTTATACGGGAATCCGCGTTCGAGGTAGTGATGCCACCAGAGTTAATGTGACCATAAATGGAATTCCTTATAATGATGCCGAAAGCCAGGGAAGTTTTTGGGTGAATTTGGGGGATTTTGCCTCATCTGTAGAAAACCTACAGCTACAACGAGGTGTGGGTACTTCTACCAATGGGGCAGGTGCTTTTGGTGCCAGCCTAAACATTTTAACCGATTCTTATAAAGAAGAAGCTCAAGGTGAGATTGCCAATAGTATAGGGTCTTACAATACTTTTAAACATACGGTGAAATTTAGTACCGGGCTTATTAATGACCATTTTTCCTTTTCTGGACGGGCTTCAAAGATTAAAAGCGATGGTTATATAGATCGTGCAAGCAGTGATTTAAAGTCTTATTTTCTGCAAGGAACTTTTGTAGATGATAATACACTCATTAAAGCATTGACTTTTGGTGGTAGCGAACGCACTTACCAGGCATGGTATGGGATAGATAAAGAAACGCTGGAAAATGACCGGACTTTTAATCCTGCGGGAATCTATACCGATGAGAATGGAAATACTAAATTCTACGATAATCAAACCGATAATTATAAACAGGATCACTATCAGCTACTTTGGAACCAGGACTATAATAGCAACTGGTCTTCAAATATCGCGTTTCATTATACCTACGGAAGGGGTTACTATGAAGAGTACAATGAAGATGCAGATTTAGCAGAATTTGGATTGCCCACCTTCGTGGCAGAAGGGGAAGAAGTGACTACCTCTGATATTGTTGGTACAAAATGGCTGGACAATCATTTCTACGGAACGGTCTTCAGTTTAAATTATGAAAATACCAATTGGGATGTGACGCTTGGTGGTGGATTGAATAGATATGAAGGCGATCATTTCGGGGAAGTGCTCTACACAAGATTTGCCAGGAATAATGATCCTTATGAACCCTATTATTTTAATCAGGCAGATAAAACTGATTTCAATATCTATGGAAAAGCAAATTTCGCCATTACTGAAAAACTTGCCGGATATGCCGACCTTCAGCTAAGAACTGTGAGTTATGAAACTCACGGCATGCTGGACGATCAATCCAGTTTCTTGAATGATGATAGCTTCAGCTTTTTTAATCCGAAAGCAGGAATTACCTATGAGATCAATCCTTTTAACCAGCTATACCTGTCTTACGCAAAAGCGCATAGAGAACCTAGCCGCAATGATTATGAGAATGGAGATCCTGAGCCAGAAGAATTAAATGATTTTGAACTGGGGTGGAGGCATAATTCTCAAAATTTTCAGGTAAACACTAATCTGTATTATATGGATTATCAAAATCAATTGGTGCTTACTGGTGGAATTGATGATGTGGGAGCCTTTATCCGCCAGAATAGCGGGAACAGTTATAGATTAGGACTGGAAATAGATGCAACAGTTAGGCTTTCAGATAAGTTTTCAGTAAGACCTAATATTTCTTTGAGCCAGAATAAGAACGTAGATTTTGTTTCAACTTTTAACGGAGAGTTACAGGAATATGGAAACACAGATATTTCTTATTCTCCGGAGATCGTTGCCGGAAATATTTTTAACTATGAGCCAATTAATGGTTTAGAACTTAATCTCCTTTCTAAATATATTGGGGAACAATTCATGAGTAATGTGGAAGCAGAAAACTCTAAACTTGATAGCTATTTTGTAAACGATTTTAATGTACAGTATAGCTGGGAACAGCCCTGGGTCTTTAAAGAAATTGTCATCACGGGTCTGGTGAACAATATCTTTAATGAGAAATATGTCTCCAACGGTTATTATTTCACATTTAATGTTCCTAATGAAGATATTCCTTCCGGAGTACAAACTTTAGATGGAGCCGGGTATTATCCACAAGCCACTACTAACTTTTTGTTAGGTTTAACCTTAAAGTTCTAA